GATCGGGGTCGGAATCGGTATCGGTATCGGAATATTTTGATATTTAGTAAGAAAGATTTCTTCTCGAAAACTCGTCGAAATGACATGGATAACAGTTTCGAAATTGCAATTACTGAACACGAATGCGGAGAGTGATTCCGATACCGAATGAGGACAACCTTACAGAGTAATCATTAAATCAGATTAATCAGTAGTCAAACTCAGGTTAATCAGTGGTTAACCGCCGGAGATTTTGACGCTTTTAACCTCTTTGTTTGACAGACGTACTCCACCCGCTTTTACACCTTTTACCAGGTAGTCTTTTATAATGAAAGTTTCCTCAAGGACCTTGAGTCTGGGCTTTGGCTTGTATTCAAGTGAAACTATCGCTTCTGAATCGGTCGTCAATTTGAGAACTGTGCAGTTTTCAGGAACGATGGAATATCCCTTATTAAGGATAAACTGCTCAATTCTGCATCGTTTTATATAGGGAAATTTAGTCGCCTCATCGCGGTAAATCACATTGAAAACAATGTCTTTATCCACAAATCCGCAGAAGAGCATGTTTTTATCGACAAACAGTTTGTCTGGTACGTCAATTACCGAGTAGGCTCCGGTTTTACGGATTAC
The genomic region above belongs to Fibrobacter sp. and contains:
- a CDS encoding DNA topoisomerase IV subunit A (decatenates newly replicated chromosomal DNA and relaxes positive and negative DNA supercoiling); its protein translation is QYPRRTELVSLKKVDARDAAQRNLKLRYDRDTGYLGYEVNGNFILDVSPYDRVLVIRKTGAYSVIDVPDKLFVDKNMLFCGFVDKDIVFNVIYRDEATKFPYIKRCRIEQFILNKGYSIVPENCTVLKLTTDSEAIVSLEYKPKPRLKVLEETFIIKDYLVKGVKAGGVRLSNKEVKSVKISGG